Below is a genomic region from Equus caballus isolate H_3958 breed thoroughbred chromosome X, TB-T2T, whole genome shotgun sequence.
TGAAAAGGGAATGCTGtgatttatctgtatttttagaatttttagcAATAGGAACACATTCACTGCTACCTTTGCAATTAAAAGACTTATATAAACCTCACAATAGAAAAGTAGCTGTGTCAAAGCCACTGCTAGTTGATACAACAGGCCAACCCTGACATTTGAAAGGCTAACACAAGAAAAGCGTATTTGTTGTGCACATAAATTCTGATGTGGTTTGCCAGGGGCCTTCCGCTCTAGGTGACCCAGGGATCCAGGCTGCTTCCATCTTGTGGTTCCACCATCCCAACACGGGGTCACCATGTTTACTGgtgaattgagagagagagagcatggaacTGGCATACCGGCTCTCAAATGCCTGGATGTGACAAACAATGTTTCTGCTCAGGTCTCCCTGGCAAAGGGTCGTCACATGACCCTCCATAACTACAAGTGGCCTGGCAATGTAGTTTCTCCTGTGTCCAGGAAAGACAGCTAGACAAGATATGGATGAGCACTGAACAGGACGTCATGttacatagtagatgttcaacaCAAAGCAACCATTATAACTTGTCATGACGACAACCGTGTTCATTGTGTGGAGGAGTTTCTGAGGTCACATTTGCCTTGAAATTCTCTGAAGTGTTAAGTGCCTACTATGCAACAGATGCTCTCAAATACAGAACCACATCTCATTTTAAGAGGATCCTGTCAATCTCAGCAGGGAGGGTTTGCCTTTGCGATACCGTCTATAATCTCAGTAGGCTTCCTTCTGATGCAGGGGTGAAATCTTAACCTGGGAGTCTCTGCTACCCTCCACATGACTGAACTTCCCTCAACACCTGCACAGGTGCCCTCATGCTCACTGAAAGCCAGGACTTTCCTGCGCGGCAGGTACCAGACAAGAGACAGTGGGAGaacacttcttttttctttgtaaatttgaCCTAACATGTCCACCAGGGAAGCATTTCTCACCTCCTAGGAGGATTCCAGGGTTCGTAGGAATTCGGCTTCAGTGGATGATTCCTCCTCATCTACCGCTTGTGATGAGGCTTTAACTTCTGACCACCTAAACCGGCTCTTTCATCTGTGTATGTGTTCAGTTCCCAGCATCAAATAAGTAGCCTGTGAAAGTCCTACTGCAAGCACCCGGATGGCTTCACAAACCCTCTATGTAACTTCAGGGTTGTATCCCAGGTCCCAGTAGATTACAGGCGCCATCACACTCTACTCACAGCCCATTTGGAAACAGCGAGTGTGTCGAAGTCTCCCAGGGAGTAATGACCAGGTGTCTAAATGTCACAGTCCGGAGCAACCTTTTCCATGAAAGGGGCTGTGGCTCTCCGGGATCGAGGGAGAGCTATGGGGGGGCCCGGGTACCCCTGCAGGGAGTAGGAATGCTCTGTGtcagggggagggcaggaggttCTGTGCAGCCTTCAGAGAGGACGGCAGCAAAAACCCTGTCAGCCAGCCAGGTTCCAGAGTTGGACAGGAGGGCGCACGGGGGAAGACCAGGGGAAGGGTGCTGTCATGCAGAAAAGTGCTGGGACTGGACAGAAATGGCGACACCCAGAGGAGTCAGCTCTCAACAAGCCTCAGAGCATCCCCAAATTGTATTTGAATCTCATTGTTGCCTTCCTTCTTTAGGCCTGCTTTCACTACCTGGGCCTCAGGGTCCTAATTTTGTCACCTTAGAGACATCATGGAGaactgagaagagaaatgaatgagGAGTCAGAAGGTGGGCTGCAGGCTGGGATGGGTGGCAACAGCGTGGGCTCTAGATGAATCCAGACCGTTGTCTAGTCTGTCTGtcacttactagccatgtgatCCTGGGAAAGTTACCAAGCGCTATGACCCAAGCGCTATGACCCTCGGGCTCTTCCTCTGCGAAGGCAGTGGGTTGGTGAGCCCTGTCTTGTAGGACTGTGGGAACGGATGGGATGTGTGGCAaacacctggcacagtgcctggtatacatGGGAACTTTGAGGACTGGCAGTTATTTCTTGGATTATTTTGATTCCAgaccttccactctctcctctgggattttgtttgtttgttgtccaGGTCGTATTAGAGAACATGCAGCTCAACAGGACACGAAATAACTAATGAGCCAAAAAGGATGTTTCACAAATGAAACTCAGTAGATCTTCCCAGCTAGAGGATATATGTGAAAATTCGGGGGTGGGGGAGTCTTCCCAGCTGGATGGAACACAGAGCTCCTAGAAACAGAGTCAAGGACCgactccttgcctccctccaagCTGCTCTTCATCCAGACCACTACTTCCTTTCATTTCACCCCACCAAAATCTAGCCCTTGATTACAATTGGCCAATTAAACTCAATTAAGATTAACACCTAATTTATGCTGTGGGCTCTggttctcccaggcctgggagaggagTGCCAGGCcactgacttctgggcatcaCTTCAAAGGAATGTCACCGTATTTCTTGTGAAATCCTTACAGATGATGGATGTCAAACTCGCCGTTCTTCACTGCGTTCAACTGCAACACGACAAGAGCCCAGGACACCTTCCCCTCCTGCCCAGGTGGAGATTTCTCTCTGGTTACCTGTGATCCCTAAGAAACTCTTCAGagaaattttccatttcagaCTTGCCCCTCAGCCCTAAGACACACTGTGAGTCTGGCCATTGCCACCACCGAGCTTCATGACAACCAACTCCCACAGAAGGAATCACAGTTTCCCAAAGCCCCACACTGCCCTGACTCGGGGCGTTTACACGTGAGTGCGCTCCCCTGGGGCCGCACCACCTCCCACCTTCTTTGACTTGTCCTGGAGGGGAGATCTCACCATCTTCCTTCTAGGACTGCGGCTCCTAGACTCTCATTCTATGGTTGTGAGGGGGCCCTGCTTACCCTCGTGTCCCCACAGCTGACACAGCGCCACCAGAGAGCAGAGGCTCAGTGAATGTCTGGGGAAGAAATGAGCCAGTGAGCAGAGAGTTGATTTGCTACTATTTAATTTCTTCTACATTCTTGGATAAGTTAAGAAAATCTTGGTATATATCTCTTCATTTTACACAATGATAGTCTAAAAATGATAATTCAAAAATGaaccatttaaattttttctctattttactcCTAAGTTCTTTCACATTTCCAATGAAATTCCTATTCCAATGTCAAGTTATCTtgttacagaagaaataaaacagaagggattcctcttttattttttcacaaaatagCAAAACTTTCTTTTAAACTGGATAAATAGCAATAAACGTGTGACCAATGTCATTCATAAACTTAGATTGGAAGCTAACACATGTTCAATTAAAAgtaacaacattttaaaatgcaaaaaataaaagaagaggggCCCGCCAGGTGGTGTAGCGGTTCAGTtagtgctctccactttggtggcccagttttcgtgggtttggatccctggcacagacctatgtgctgctaatcaagccatgctgtggtggcgtcccacgtacaaaaaatagaggaagactggcatagatcttagctaagggacaatcttcctcaagcaaaaagaggaagattgccaactgatgttagttcagggccaatcttcctcaccacaaataagaagaaaagcagaaagaaaaagatgatgataCATTTCAAAGTCACCCCTATGGAACAGGAACACAAAGCTGTTATGCCCTATAATACCCtcagccccagcctggccctccaCTGCTTAGATCATTGACTGCCTTCCTAAAACACAGAGTGAAGAATCTGCTTTAGACTTCACTCAGGGCAGGAGGAGCTACCGGGCACAGTACTACAACTTGCACTGGCCGTGTCAGTAGCGTTATCCGTGCTGGCAATTCTGGCCTGAACTCTCTCTTCCTGATCTCTCAAAGCTTCCTCATACCACACTGGGAAGGACCTGAGGTCACTCCCAATGGCACTGGCAAAAAACTCCAGGACACTCATCTTGCTGGTTTCAGCGTGGGCCCTGGGACCCCACAGGAACTCGTAGCGAGCACGATCGCTGTTGGGTACCTGCCGGTACTCCACGTACTGCTCCTGCACCCAAACTTTAGTGATAAGCTCCCTGGGCTCCCCATAGATGAAGTGCTCCCTCCCGGCATGCACCCCCATGACACTCAGTGCTTCCCAGACGTCCTCCTCAGGGGCACGGTCGCCCCGCAGGAGGATGACGCCCAGGAGCATCACCAGGAGGCCAGTCTTGGGCATGCTCTGCTCATCGCTCAGCATCCCATCGTAGGTGAGGCCCAGGGTGGTGACCAGGACATAGGCGTGGTCGCTGGGGTCCACTTCCTTCACGTCAACGCCAAAGACGAGCTGCATGCACTCAGAGGCTTCACTGAAGATCACAGGGAAGTGGTCCTGGTAATCTCTGAGGACCGTATTCAGCATCTCCGCCTTTGTGGTCGGCTCCTTTGTGCGATACTTGACAAGCAGGAACTCCACCAGCTCAGCCACCTTGCCATCAATCACAATTCTGGGAAAGGACGCAGTGTATGGCAGGGCCTGCGAGGTGCTCGGACCCTCCTCTCCTCGGCTGCTGGAGCTGTCGTCTTCAGACTGGCTCAGTGGAGGGGAGGCcatggcagtgggggaggggcgggcactctgagggctctggggaggaCTCGGGGCCCCAGCGACATCATCAACCTCCTCTGGTGTGCTCGACAAGAGAGGATagcaagaggaagaggaggaggagggggaggggaaaggggaggggaaagaggaggagcaggtggaggaCGAAGAAGTATCCTCTTCCACAGCCACAGGAAGCAGTGCACCCACTGGGCCCTGCGTCTCGCTTTGGGACTGAAGGCCTTCCTCAAGCATGTAGCGCCGTCGCTTTGGAGCACGAGGCATGACGACTCCTGTCAGGGCAGCCGACAGGAGCGTGGGCAGGAGGCAACCAATGGGGACCCACGGGCCTGGGGGGAGAGGGAGTGTGAGCAGCCTTAGGTGAGAAATGCACCCTTGGCGGCTCTGACAGAGGTGACTTACGGGCCTCCTTTTAGGGGTGCTCTCGGCTTCACAGGGCTCTGTCCTCCAGTGCAGCCTGTCCCCACGAACCTGAAGGAGGAAGTGAGAAGGCTCCTCAGGGAGGACCAAGCACAGCCCGAGGTTCTGGGTCTGCtggtgggctggggtgggtggtCTCGGGGTTTGCAGGGTCTCCTCGGTTCTGGTGTGGGGGCACCCCTGGATGCACATTTGGGGTGTGTCCCTTGCCTTGACTCCTGGCACTGCCTGGGGCTCCTCTGGTCTGTGACCTGAGCACACGAGCCTCAAGGCCTTCACCTCCAGGTTCCTGGACGAGGAAACACGGGGCACCTCAGGGTGCAGACGGCAAGCAGAGCCCTGGGATCCGAGGGCCGACAGGAGTGGTGGGCCAGACTCTGTGAGGTCCCCACTGTGCTGGGGTGGGCAGTCCCCTCCAAGCTCACTCAGGGCCCTCACCTTTCCCctggctgggcctgggccccacccctctGCTGGCCTGAGGCAAACTTCTCAGAACAAGACCACAGACCCCTGAAACTGAgcagaaggaagtgaggggaCCCCACATCTGGCCACACCTGCCCTGGGGCTAACAGGAGACAGCAAGGGACAAGAAGGGAGACCAAACTCTGTGGGTTCCATTTGTCCTGGGATGGGTGGTCCGCTGTCATCACCCTGACACCCTGCAGGGCCTGGGTCAACTCCCTCTGTTGACCTGAGGCCACCCTCCTTCGGCCAAGGCCTGGTTTCCCGAAGACACTGGAAGGGGAAGTGAGGGGGACTGAATCCACCCACCGATCCCGGGTGTCCCCATGGCAGACAGCAGGGTAGGACTGTCCTGGGCTGCATGCGTCCTGGGGTGTGGGGTCCCCTCAGTCCTCACCGTGACCCCGGCCAGGGCCTGGGATCCTGCCTCCCCTGACCTGAGTCCAGACCCTCAGACCAGGGCCCTTGCCCCCTTCCCCAGACCACCGACCTGGAAATGAGGAGGGGCTCAGCCAGACAGGCCCTGCCAGGGTGCGAGGGCTGACAATAGGGCCAGGCCAGATTTCCGTGGGCCCCCTCTTTGTCCTGGCCATGGGGGTACACTCACTCCTCCCTCGGGGTCCTTGACTCCTGGAGTCTGTGTCAGCTGACCAGATGTGCTTCCTCAGATGACCTGACGTTGTCCTCACAGACGAAGGTCCTCACCTCCCTGAGCTTCTGAGAGAAACCAGAGGAGGTTGCACATGCACGCCCACCCACCCGCACCCCTGCTGCCATCACAAAAGGTGGCAGCAGGGACCAGCCCCGATGTCCTGGGATGGGGGCTCCCCCAGACCTCCTGTAGGTCATTCATCTTTCCTCCTGCCGGGGCCTGCCCTTCCTCGCAGCCCACCGCCTGGGACAGCTGACATCTCCCCCTTAGACCAGGCCCTCTCCTCCTGAGGACCCCCACCTTCCTGCCCAGGCTAGAAGTGAGCGTGCCATGTGGGACCACCGCTGACTGTTGCTTCCAGGGCTGAGAACAGGGGACAGCCGGAATCTGTGCCGTCCGTTCTTTGCTGAGGTGGGGGTACCTTCAGTCCTCAGGAAGGGTCCTCACCTTGACACCAAACAGGTCCTGGGACTCCACCCTTGGCCAACCTGCCATCTCCCCTCAGACCAAGGCCTCACCTCCCTGAGATCCCCCATCCCCAACCATATGACGGAAGTCGGAGCAGGCCACTTCCAGCCCTCCCTGCCCCGGGGCCTCCCTGGGCCGAGAACAGGGGAAGCTGGCCTCTGTGAGGTCCCTTCTCTTCTGGGGTGGGGGGAACCTCCATGCCCTCCGTTCCTCCCAAAGGCTCCTTGTCTGGAGTCCGGGCAGATCCGGGACCCCTTCCTCTGCTGACCAGATGTGACTCCCTCTGCTGACCCGCCGTCGCCCCACAGAACAAGGCCTCACCTGGCAGAGCCCGAGGCAGAGGTGAGTGGGCTGCACCACCTGCCGCCACCCCTGCCTGGGGTCTTCAGGGTGACAGGGGCAGGGCCGATTTCAGTGGGCCCCCCTCTGCCTGGGGTGGGAGTCCCCTCAGAGTCCTCAAGGTATTCCTAGTTACTCCTGGCCAGGCCTGGACCCTTCCCTTCTGCTAAcctgaggcagcatcctgcaGGCCAAGGCCACGATGCCACTGAGGCCCCGAGCAGGAAGTGGACGGGCCACCCCTCCTGACATCCTGCCTGGCCTCG
It encodes:
- the LOC100065268 gene encoding melanoma-associated antigen 10, translated to MPRAPKRRRYMLEEGLQSQSETQGPVGALLPVAVEEDTSSSSTCSSSFPSPFPSPSSSSSSCYPLLSSTPEEVDDVAGAPSPPQSPQSARPSPTAMASPPLSQSEDDSSSSRGEEGPSTSQALPYTASFPRIVIDGKVAELVEFLLVKYRTKEPTTKAEMLNTVLRDYQDHFPVIFSEASECMQLVFGVDVKEVDPSDHAYVLVTTLGLTYDGMLSDEQSMPKTGLLVMLLGVILLRGDRAPEEDVWEALSVMGVHAGREHFIYGEPRELITKVWVQEQYVEYRQVPNSDRARYEFLWGPRAHAETSKMSVLEFFASAIGSDLRSFPVWYEEALRDQEERVQARIASTDNATDTASASCSTVPGSSSCPE